In the Bos taurus isolate L1 Dominette 01449 registration number 42190680 breed Hereford chromosome 21, ARS-UCD2.0, whole genome shotgun sequence genome, one interval contains:
- the PACS2 gene encoding phosphofurin acidic cluster sorting protein 2 isoform X3 produces the protein MAERGRLGLAGAPAALNTPVPMNLFATWEVDGSSPSCVPRLCSLTLKKLVVFKELEKELISVVIAVKMQGSKRILRSHEIVLPPSGQVETDLALTFSLQYPHFLKREGNKLQIMLQRRKRYKNRTILGYKTLAAGSINMAEVLQQPAEGGQVLSLCSNIKEAAVKVAEIWIFSLSSQPIDHEDSAMQAGPKAKSTENYSEEEYESFSSEQEASDDAVQGQDLDEDDFDVGKPKKQRRSIQQNFKQKVVALLRRFKVSDEVLDSEQDPAEHVPEVEEDLDLLYDTLDMENPSDSGPDMEDDDSVLSTPKPKLRPYFEGLSHSSSQTEIGSVHSARSQREPPSPADVPEKTRVLGGKQPSDSVSDSVAHSTPAPGEPPAPPEESPEVETSALDLFAEKLPPSGRITKTESLVIPSTRSEGKQAGRRGRSTSLKERQPARPQNERANSLDNERCPDTRSQLQIPRKTVYDQLNHILISDDQLPENIILVNTSDWQGQFLSEVLQRHTLPVVCTCSAADVQAAFSTIVSRIQRYCNCNSQPPTPVKIAVAGAQHYLSAVLRLFVEQLSHKTPDWLGYMRFLVIPLGSHPVARYLGSVDYRYNNFFQDLAWRDLFNKLEAQSAVQDTPDIVSRITQYISGANCAHQLPIAEAMLTYKQKRRKNFHFDFTLSPDEESSQKFIPFVGVVKVGIVEPSSAASGDSDDAAPSGSSVLSSTPPSTSPAAKEASPTPPSSPSVSGGLSSPSQGVGAELMGLQVDYWTAAQPADRKRDAEKKDSPTTKNTLKCTFRSLQVSRLPSSGEAVATPTMSMTVVTKEKNKKVMFLPKKTKDKDVESKSQCIEGISRLICTAKHQQNMLRVLIDGVEWNDVKFFQLAAQWSSHVKHFPICIFGHSKSTF, from the exons GTTGTGCAGCCTGACCTTGAAGAAGCTGGTGGTCTTCAAGGAGCTGGAGAAGGAGCTCATCTCCGTGGTGATTGCCGTCAAGATGCAG GGCTCCAAGCGGATCCTGCGGTCCCACGAGATCGTGCTGCCCCCTAGCGGACAAGTGGAGACCGACCTGGCGCTGACCTTCTCTCTGCAG TACCCCCACTTCCTGAAAAGAGAAGGCAACAAGCTTCAGATCATGCTGCAGCGAAGAAAGAGGTACAAGAACCGAACCATCCTGGGCTACAAGACGCTGGCGGCTGGCTCCATCAACATGGCTGAG GTGCTGCAACAGCCGGCGGAGGGCGGGCAGGTGCTGAGCCTCTGCAGCAACATCAAGGAGGCCGCGGTCAAGGTGGCTGAGATCTGGATCTTCTCGCTGTCCAGCCAGCCCATCGACCACGAGGACAGCGCCATGCAGGCCGGCCCCAAGGCCAAGTCCACCG AGAACTACTCGGAGGAGGAGTATGAGAGCTTCTCCTCTGAGCAGGAGGCCAGTGACGACGCCGTGCAGGGGCAG GATTTGGATGAGGATGACTTTGAtgtggggaagcccaagaagcagCGGCGATCGATA CAGCAAAACTTCAAGCAGAAAGTGGTGGCCCTGCTGCGGAGGTTTAAAGTCTCCGACGAG GTCCTGGACTCGGAGCAGGACCCCGCAGAGCATGTCCCTGAGGTCGAGGAAGACCTGGACCTCCTGTACGACACGCTGGACATGGAGAACCCCAGCGACAGCGGCCCCGACATGGAGGATGACGACAGCGTCCTCAGCACCCCCAAGCCGAAGCTCAG GCCATACTTCGAAGGCCTGTCCCACTCCAGCTCACAGACGGAGATCGGGAGTGTCCACAGCGCCCGCAGCCAGAGGGAGCCTCCCAGCCCG GCCGACGTGCCCGAGAAGACGCGGGTCCTCGGAGGCAAGCAGCCCAGTGACAGCGTGTCCGATTCGGTGGCCCAC AGCACGCCCGCTCCCGGGGAGCCGCCAGCACCGCCTGAGGAAAGCCCCGAGGTGGAGACCTCTGCCCTGGACCTGTTCGCCGAGAAGCTGCCGCCCAGCGGGCGGATCACCAAGACGGAATCCCTGGTTATCCCCTCCACCAG GTCCGAGGGGAAGCAGGCGGGCCGCCGGGGCCGGAGTACGTCCCTGAAGGAACGGCAGCCGGCACGCCCGCAGAACGAGCGGGCCAACAGCCTGGACAACGAGCGCTGCCCCGACACGCGGAGCCAGCTGCAG ATCCCCAGGAAGACTGTGTACGACCAGTTAAACCACATCCTCATCTCTGACGACCAGCTCCCGGAAAACATCATTCTTGTGAACACCTCGGACTGGcaggggcag ttCCTCTCAGAGGTGCTGCAGCGGCACACGCTCCCGGTGGTCTGCACCTGCTCTGCGGCCGACGTCCAGGCGGCCTTCAGCACCATCGTGTCTCGGATTCAGAGATA CTGCAACTGCAATTCGCAGCCGCCGACGCCCGTGAAGATCGCGGTGGCGGGCGCGCAGCACTACCTCAGCGCCGTGCTGCGGCTCTTCGTGGAGCAGCTGTCGCACAAGACCCCCGACTGGCTGGGCTATATGCGCTTCCTCGTCATCCCGCTGG GCTCCCACCCCGTGGCCCGGTACCTGGGCTCCGTGGACTACAGGTATAACAACTTCTTCCAGGACCTGGCTTGGAGGGACCTGTTCAACAAGCTGGAGGCGCAGAGCGCCG tgcaggacacgCCGGACATCGTGTCAAGAATCACCCAGTACATTTCGGGGGCCAACTGCGCCCACCAGCTGCCCATCGCGGAGGCCATGCTGACCTACAAGCAGAAGAG GAGAAAgaactttcactttgactttacCCTCAG CCCCGATGAGGAGTCTTCCCAGAAGTTCATTCCCTTCGTCGGG GTGGTGAAAGTGGGGATAGTGGAGCCGTCTTCGGCCGCGTCAG GTGACTCAGATGACGCGGCCCCCTCGGGCTCCAGCGTGCTCTCATCCACCCCGCCGTCCACGTCTCCTGCGGCCAAGGAGGCCTCGCCCACCCCGCCCTCCTCCCCGTCGGTGAGCGGAGGCCTGTCCTCCCCCAG CCAGGGCGTCGGCGCTGAGCTCATGGGGCTGCAGGTGGATTACTGGACGGCAGCTCAGCCTGCAGACAGGAAGAGAGACGCGGAGAAGAAGGACTCGCCCACCACCAAAAACACACTCAAGTGCACCTTCCGGTCTCTCCAGGTCAGCAGGCTGCCCAGCAGCGGCGAGGCCGTGGCCACGCCCACCATGTCCATGACCGTGGTCACCAAGGAGAAGAACAAGAAGG TGATGTTTTTGCCCAAGAAAACCAAGGACAAGGACGTGGAGTCCAAAAGCCAGTGCATCGAGGGCATCAGCCGCCTGATCTGCACGGCCAAGCACCAGCAGAACATGCTGCGGG TCCTCATCGACGGCGTGGAGTGGAACGACGTCAAGTTCTTCCAGCTGGCGGCCCAGTGGTCCTCCCACGTCAAGCACTTCCCCATCTGCATCTTCGGACACTCCAAGTCCACCTTCTAG
- the PACS2 gene encoding phosphofurin acidic cluster sorting protein 2 isoform X5, whose translation MAERGRLGLAGAPAALNTPVPMNLFATWEVDGSSPSCVPRLCSLTLKKLVVFKELEKELISVVIAVKMQGSKRILRSHEIVLPPSGQVETDLALTFSLQYPHFLKREGNKLQIMLQRRKRYKNRTILGYKTLAAGSINMAEVLQQPAEGGQVLSLCSNIKEAAVKVAEIWIFSLSSQPIDHEDSAMQAGPKAKSTENYSEEEYESFSSEQEASDDAVQGQDLDEDDFDVGKPKKQRRSIQQNFKQKVVALLRRFKVSDEVLDSEQDPAEHVPEVEEDLDLLYDTLDMENPSDSGPDMEDDDSVLSTPKPKLRPYFEGLSHSSSQTEIGSVHSARSQREPPSPADVPEKTRVLGGKQPSDSVSDSVAHSTPAPGEPPAPPEESPEVETSALDLFAEKLPPSGRITKTESLVIPSTRSEGKQAGRRGRSTSLKERQPARPQNERANSLDNERCPDTRSQLQIPRKTVYDQLNHILISDDQLPENIILVNTSDWQGQFLSEVLQRHTLPVVCTCSAADVQAAFSTIVSRIQRYCNCNSQPPTPVKIAVAGAQHYLSAVLRLFVEQLSHKTPDWLGYMRFLVIPLGSHPVARYLGSVDYRYNNFFQDLAWRDLFNKLEAQSAVQDTPDIVSRITQYISGANCAHQLPIAEAMLTYKQKSPDEESSQKFIPFVGVVKVGIVEPSSAASGDSDDAAPSGSSVLSSTPPSTSPAAKEASPTPPSSPSVSGGLSSPSQGVGAELMGLQVDYWTAAQPADRKRDAEKKDSPTTKNTLKCTFRSLQVSRLPSSGEAVATPTMSMTVVTKEKNKKVMFLPKKTKDKDVESKSQCIEGISRLICTAKHQQNMLRVLIDGVEWNDVKFFQLAAQWSSHVKHFPICIFGHSKSTF comes from the exons GTTGTGCAGCCTGACCTTGAAGAAGCTGGTGGTCTTCAAGGAGCTGGAGAAGGAGCTCATCTCCGTGGTGATTGCCGTCAAGATGCAG GGCTCCAAGCGGATCCTGCGGTCCCACGAGATCGTGCTGCCCCCTAGCGGACAAGTGGAGACCGACCTGGCGCTGACCTTCTCTCTGCAG TACCCCCACTTCCTGAAAAGAGAAGGCAACAAGCTTCAGATCATGCTGCAGCGAAGAAAGAGGTACAAGAACCGAACCATCCTGGGCTACAAGACGCTGGCGGCTGGCTCCATCAACATGGCTGAG GTGCTGCAACAGCCGGCGGAGGGCGGGCAGGTGCTGAGCCTCTGCAGCAACATCAAGGAGGCCGCGGTCAAGGTGGCTGAGATCTGGATCTTCTCGCTGTCCAGCCAGCCCATCGACCACGAGGACAGCGCCATGCAGGCCGGCCCCAAGGCCAAGTCCACCG AGAACTACTCGGAGGAGGAGTATGAGAGCTTCTCCTCTGAGCAGGAGGCCAGTGACGACGCCGTGCAGGGGCAG GATTTGGATGAGGATGACTTTGAtgtggggaagcccaagaagcagCGGCGATCGATA CAGCAAAACTTCAAGCAGAAAGTGGTGGCCCTGCTGCGGAGGTTTAAAGTCTCCGACGAG GTCCTGGACTCGGAGCAGGACCCCGCAGAGCATGTCCCTGAGGTCGAGGAAGACCTGGACCTCCTGTACGACACGCTGGACATGGAGAACCCCAGCGACAGCGGCCCCGACATGGAGGATGACGACAGCGTCCTCAGCACCCCCAAGCCGAAGCTCAG GCCATACTTCGAAGGCCTGTCCCACTCCAGCTCACAGACGGAGATCGGGAGTGTCCACAGCGCCCGCAGCCAGAGGGAGCCTCCCAGCCCG GCCGACGTGCCCGAGAAGACGCGGGTCCTCGGAGGCAAGCAGCCCAGTGACAGCGTGTCCGATTCGGTGGCCCAC AGCACGCCCGCTCCCGGGGAGCCGCCAGCACCGCCTGAGGAAAGCCCCGAGGTGGAGACCTCTGCCCTGGACCTGTTCGCCGAGAAGCTGCCGCCCAGCGGGCGGATCACCAAGACGGAATCCCTGGTTATCCCCTCCACCAG GTCCGAGGGGAAGCAGGCGGGCCGCCGGGGCCGGAGTACGTCCCTGAAGGAACGGCAGCCGGCACGCCCGCAGAACGAGCGGGCCAACAGCCTGGACAACGAGCGCTGCCCCGACACGCGGAGCCAGCTGCAG ATCCCCAGGAAGACTGTGTACGACCAGTTAAACCACATCCTCATCTCTGACGACCAGCTCCCGGAAAACATCATTCTTGTGAACACCTCGGACTGGcaggggcag ttCCTCTCAGAGGTGCTGCAGCGGCACACGCTCCCGGTGGTCTGCACCTGCTCTGCGGCCGACGTCCAGGCGGCCTTCAGCACCATCGTGTCTCGGATTCAGAGATA CTGCAACTGCAATTCGCAGCCGCCGACGCCCGTGAAGATCGCGGTGGCGGGCGCGCAGCACTACCTCAGCGCCGTGCTGCGGCTCTTCGTGGAGCAGCTGTCGCACAAGACCCCCGACTGGCTGGGCTATATGCGCTTCCTCGTCATCCCGCTGG GCTCCCACCCCGTGGCCCGGTACCTGGGCTCCGTGGACTACAGGTATAACAACTTCTTCCAGGACCTGGCTTGGAGGGACCTGTTCAACAAGCTGGAGGCGCAGAGCGCCG tgcaggacacgCCGGACATCGTGTCAAGAATCACCCAGTACATTTCGGGGGCCAACTGCGCCCACCAGCTGCCCATCGCGGAGGCCATGCTGACCTACAAGCAGAAGAG CCCCGATGAGGAGTCTTCCCAGAAGTTCATTCCCTTCGTCGGG GTGGTGAAAGTGGGGATAGTGGAGCCGTCTTCGGCCGCGTCAG GTGACTCAGATGACGCGGCCCCCTCGGGCTCCAGCGTGCTCTCATCCACCCCGCCGTCCACGTCTCCTGCGGCCAAGGAGGCCTCGCCCACCCCGCCCTCCTCCCCGTCGGTGAGCGGAGGCCTGTCCTCCCCCAG CCAGGGCGTCGGCGCTGAGCTCATGGGGCTGCAGGTGGATTACTGGACGGCAGCTCAGCCTGCAGACAGGAAGAGAGACGCGGAGAAGAAGGACTCGCCCACCACCAAAAACACACTCAAGTGCACCTTCCGGTCTCTCCAGGTCAGCAGGCTGCCCAGCAGCGGCGAGGCCGTGGCCACGCCCACCATGTCCATGACCGTGGTCACCAAGGAGAAGAACAAGAAGG TGATGTTTTTGCCCAAGAAAACCAAGGACAAGGACGTGGAGTCCAAAAGCCAGTGCATCGAGGGCATCAGCCGCCTGATCTGCACGGCCAAGCACCAGCAGAACATGCTGCGGG TCCTCATCGACGGCGTGGAGTGGAACGACGTCAAGTTCTTCCAGCTGGCGGCCCAGTGGTCCTCCCACGTCAAGCACTTCCCCATCTGCATCTTCGGACACTCCAAGTCCACCTTCTAG
- the PACS2 gene encoding phosphofurin acidic cluster sorting protein 2 isoform X2, which translates to MAERGRLGLAGAPAALNTPVPMNLFATWEVDGSSPSCVPRLCSLTLKKLVVFKELEKELISVVIAVKMQGSKRILRSHEIVLPPSGQVETDLALTFSLQYPHFLKREGNKLQIMLQRRKRYKNRTILGYKTLAAGSINMAEVLQQPAEGGQVLSLCSNIKEAAVKVAEIWIFSLSSQPIDHEDSAMQAGPKAKSTENYSEEEYESFSSEQEASDDAVQGQDLDEDDFDVGKPKKQRRSIVRTPSMTRQNFKQKVVALLRRFKVSDEVLDSEQDPAEHVPEVEEDLDLLYDTLDMENPSDSGPDMEDDDSVLSTPKPKLRPYFEGLSHSSSQTEIGSVHSARSQREPPSPADVPEKTRVLGGKQPSDSVSDSVAHSTPAPGEPPAPPEESPEVETSALDLFAEKLPPSGRITKTESLVIPSTRSEGKQAGRRGRSTSLKERQPARPQNERANSLDNERCPDTRSQLQIPRKTVYDQLNHILISDDQLPENIILVNTSDWQGQFLSEVLQRHTLPVVCTCSAADVQAAFSTIVSRIQRYCNCNSQPPTPVKIAVAGAQHYLSAVLRLFVEQLSHKTPDWLGYMRFLVIPLGSHPVARYLGSVDYRYNNFFQDLAWRDLFNKLEAQSAVQDTPDIVSRITQYISGANCAHQLPIAEAMLTYKQKRRKNFHFDFTLSPDEESSQKFIPFVGVVKVGIVEPSSAASGDSDDAAPSGSSVLSSTPPSTSPAAKEASPTPPSSPSVSGGLSSPSQGVGAELMGLQVDYWTAAQPADRKRDAEKKDSPTTKNTLKCTFRSLQVSRLPSSGEAVATPTMSMTVVTKEKNKKVMFLPKKTKDKDVESKSQCIEGISRLICTAKHQQNMLRVLIDGVEWNDVKFFQLAAQWSSHVKHFPICIFGHSKSTF; encoded by the exons GTTGTGCAGCCTGACCTTGAAGAAGCTGGTGGTCTTCAAGGAGCTGGAGAAGGAGCTCATCTCCGTGGTGATTGCCGTCAAGATGCAG GGCTCCAAGCGGATCCTGCGGTCCCACGAGATCGTGCTGCCCCCTAGCGGACAAGTGGAGACCGACCTGGCGCTGACCTTCTCTCTGCAG TACCCCCACTTCCTGAAAAGAGAAGGCAACAAGCTTCAGATCATGCTGCAGCGAAGAAAGAGGTACAAGAACCGAACCATCCTGGGCTACAAGACGCTGGCGGCTGGCTCCATCAACATGGCTGAG GTGCTGCAACAGCCGGCGGAGGGCGGGCAGGTGCTGAGCCTCTGCAGCAACATCAAGGAGGCCGCGGTCAAGGTGGCTGAGATCTGGATCTTCTCGCTGTCCAGCCAGCCCATCGACCACGAGGACAGCGCCATGCAGGCCGGCCCCAAGGCCAAGTCCACCG AGAACTACTCGGAGGAGGAGTATGAGAGCTTCTCCTCTGAGCAGGAGGCCAGTGACGACGCCGTGCAGGGGCAG GATTTGGATGAGGATGACTTTGAtgtggggaagcccaagaagcagCGGCGATCGATAGTAAGAACGCCGTCCATGACCAGG CAAAACTTCAAGCAGAAAGTGGTGGCCCTGCTGCGGAGGTTTAAAGTCTCCGACGAG GTCCTGGACTCGGAGCAGGACCCCGCAGAGCATGTCCCTGAGGTCGAGGAAGACCTGGACCTCCTGTACGACACGCTGGACATGGAGAACCCCAGCGACAGCGGCCCCGACATGGAGGATGACGACAGCGTCCTCAGCACCCCCAAGCCGAAGCTCAG GCCATACTTCGAAGGCCTGTCCCACTCCAGCTCACAGACGGAGATCGGGAGTGTCCACAGCGCCCGCAGCCAGAGGGAGCCTCCCAGCCCG GCCGACGTGCCCGAGAAGACGCGGGTCCTCGGAGGCAAGCAGCCCAGTGACAGCGTGTCCGATTCGGTGGCCCAC AGCACGCCCGCTCCCGGGGAGCCGCCAGCACCGCCTGAGGAAAGCCCCGAGGTGGAGACCTCTGCCCTGGACCTGTTCGCCGAGAAGCTGCCGCCCAGCGGGCGGATCACCAAGACGGAATCCCTGGTTATCCCCTCCACCAG GTCCGAGGGGAAGCAGGCGGGCCGCCGGGGCCGGAGTACGTCCCTGAAGGAACGGCAGCCGGCACGCCCGCAGAACGAGCGGGCCAACAGCCTGGACAACGAGCGCTGCCCCGACACGCGGAGCCAGCTGCAG ATCCCCAGGAAGACTGTGTACGACCAGTTAAACCACATCCTCATCTCTGACGACCAGCTCCCGGAAAACATCATTCTTGTGAACACCTCGGACTGGcaggggcag ttCCTCTCAGAGGTGCTGCAGCGGCACACGCTCCCGGTGGTCTGCACCTGCTCTGCGGCCGACGTCCAGGCGGCCTTCAGCACCATCGTGTCTCGGATTCAGAGATA CTGCAACTGCAATTCGCAGCCGCCGACGCCCGTGAAGATCGCGGTGGCGGGCGCGCAGCACTACCTCAGCGCCGTGCTGCGGCTCTTCGTGGAGCAGCTGTCGCACAAGACCCCCGACTGGCTGGGCTATATGCGCTTCCTCGTCATCCCGCTGG GCTCCCACCCCGTGGCCCGGTACCTGGGCTCCGTGGACTACAGGTATAACAACTTCTTCCAGGACCTGGCTTGGAGGGACCTGTTCAACAAGCTGGAGGCGCAGAGCGCCG tgcaggacacgCCGGACATCGTGTCAAGAATCACCCAGTACATTTCGGGGGCCAACTGCGCCCACCAGCTGCCCATCGCGGAGGCCATGCTGACCTACAAGCAGAAGAG GAGAAAgaactttcactttgactttacCCTCAG CCCCGATGAGGAGTCTTCCCAGAAGTTCATTCCCTTCGTCGGG GTGGTGAAAGTGGGGATAGTGGAGCCGTCTTCGGCCGCGTCAG GTGACTCAGATGACGCGGCCCCCTCGGGCTCCAGCGTGCTCTCATCCACCCCGCCGTCCACGTCTCCTGCGGCCAAGGAGGCCTCGCCCACCCCGCCCTCCTCCCCGTCGGTGAGCGGAGGCCTGTCCTCCCCCAG CCAGGGCGTCGGCGCTGAGCTCATGGGGCTGCAGGTGGATTACTGGACGGCAGCTCAGCCTGCAGACAGGAAGAGAGACGCGGAGAAGAAGGACTCGCCCACCACCAAAAACACACTCAAGTGCACCTTCCGGTCTCTCCAGGTCAGCAGGCTGCCCAGCAGCGGCGAGGCCGTGGCCACGCCCACCATGTCCATGACCGTGGTCACCAAGGAGAAGAACAAGAAGG TGATGTTTTTGCCCAAGAAAACCAAGGACAAGGACGTGGAGTCCAAAAGCCAGTGCATCGAGGGCATCAGCCGCCTGATCTGCACGGCCAAGCACCAGCAGAACATGCTGCGGG TCCTCATCGACGGCGTGGAGTGGAACGACGTCAAGTTCTTCCAGCTGGCGGCCCAGTGGTCCTCCCACGTCAAGCACTTCCCCATCTGCATCTTCGGACACTCCAAGTCCACCTTCTAG
- the PACS2 gene encoding phosphofurin acidic cluster sorting protein 2 isoform X4 yields MAERGRLGLAGAPAALNTPVPMNLFATWEVDGSSPSCVPRLCSLTLKKLVVFKELEKELISVVIAVKMQGSKRILRSHEIVLPPSGQVETDLALTFSLQYPHFLKREGNKLQIMLQRRKRYKNRTILGYKTLAAGSINMAEVLQQPAEGGQVLSLCSNIKEAAVKVAEIWIFSLSSQPIDHEDSAMQAGPKAKSTENYSEEEYESFSSEQEASDDAVQGQDLDEDDFDVGKPKKQRRSIVRTPSMTRQQNFKQKVVALLRRFKVSDEVLDSEQDPAEHVPEVEEDLDLLYDTLDMENPSDSGPDMEDDDSVLSTPKPKLRPYFEGLSHSSSQTEIGSVHSARSQREPPSPADVPEKTRVLGGKQPSDSVSDSVAHSTPAPGEPPAPPEESPEVETSALDLFAEKLPPSGRITKTESLVIPSTRSEGKQAGRRGRSTSLKERQPARPQNERANSLDNERCPDTRSQLQIPRKTVYDQLNHILISDDQLPENIILVNTSDWQGQFLSEVLQRHTLPVVCTCSAADVQAAFSTIVSRIQRYCNCNSQPPTPVKIAVAGAQHYLSAVLRLFVEQLSHKTPDWLGYMRFLVIPLGSHPVARYLGSVDYRYNNFFQDLAWRDLFNKLEAQSAVQDTPDIVSRITQYISGANCAHQLPIAEAMLTYKQKSPDEESSQKFIPFVGVVKVGIVEPSSAASGDSDDAAPSGSSVLSSTPPSTSPAAKEASPTPPSSPSVSGGLSSPSQGVGAELMGLQVDYWTAAQPADRKRDAEKKDSPTTKNTLKCTFRSLQVSRLPSSGEAVATPTMSMTVVTKEKNKKVMFLPKKTKDKDVESKSQCIEGISRLICTAKHQQNMLRVLIDGVEWNDVKFFQLAAQWSSHVKHFPICIFGHSKSTF; encoded by the exons GTTGTGCAGCCTGACCTTGAAGAAGCTGGTGGTCTTCAAGGAGCTGGAGAAGGAGCTCATCTCCGTGGTGATTGCCGTCAAGATGCAG GGCTCCAAGCGGATCCTGCGGTCCCACGAGATCGTGCTGCCCCCTAGCGGACAAGTGGAGACCGACCTGGCGCTGACCTTCTCTCTGCAG TACCCCCACTTCCTGAAAAGAGAAGGCAACAAGCTTCAGATCATGCTGCAGCGAAGAAAGAGGTACAAGAACCGAACCATCCTGGGCTACAAGACGCTGGCGGCTGGCTCCATCAACATGGCTGAG GTGCTGCAACAGCCGGCGGAGGGCGGGCAGGTGCTGAGCCTCTGCAGCAACATCAAGGAGGCCGCGGTCAAGGTGGCTGAGATCTGGATCTTCTCGCTGTCCAGCCAGCCCATCGACCACGAGGACAGCGCCATGCAGGCCGGCCCCAAGGCCAAGTCCACCG AGAACTACTCGGAGGAGGAGTATGAGAGCTTCTCCTCTGAGCAGGAGGCCAGTGACGACGCCGTGCAGGGGCAG GATTTGGATGAGGATGACTTTGAtgtggggaagcccaagaagcagCGGCGATCGATAGTAAGAACGCCGTCCATGACCAGG CAGCAAAACTTCAAGCAGAAAGTGGTGGCCCTGCTGCGGAGGTTTAAAGTCTCCGACGAG GTCCTGGACTCGGAGCAGGACCCCGCAGAGCATGTCCCTGAGGTCGAGGAAGACCTGGACCTCCTGTACGACACGCTGGACATGGAGAACCCCAGCGACAGCGGCCCCGACATGGAGGATGACGACAGCGTCCTCAGCACCCCCAAGCCGAAGCTCAG GCCATACTTCGAAGGCCTGTCCCACTCCAGCTCACAGACGGAGATCGGGAGTGTCCACAGCGCCCGCAGCCAGAGGGAGCCTCCCAGCCCG GCCGACGTGCCCGAGAAGACGCGGGTCCTCGGAGGCAAGCAGCCCAGTGACAGCGTGTCCGATTCGGTGGCCCAC AGCACGCCCGCTCCCGGGGAGCCGCCAGCACCGCCTGAGGAAAGCCCCGAGGTGGAGACCTCTGCCCTGGACCTGTTCGCCGAGAAGCTGCCGCCCAGCGGGCGGATCACCAAGACGGAATCCCTGGTTATCCCCTCCACCAG GTCCGAGGGGAAGCAGGCGGGCCGCCGGGGCCGGAGTACGTCCCTGAAGGAACGGCAGCCGGCACGCCCGCAGAACGAGCGGGCCAACAGCCTGGACAACGAGCGCTGCCCCGACACGCGGAGCCAGCTGCAG ATCCCCAGGAAGACTGTGTACGACCAGTTAAACCACATCCTCATCTCTGACGACCAGCTCCCGGAAAACATCATTCTTGTGAACACCTCGGACTGGcaggggcag ttCCTCTCAGAGGTGCTGCAGCGGCACACGCTCCCGGTGGTCTGCACCTGCTCTGCGGCCGACGTCCAGGCGGCCTTCAGCACCATCGTGTCTCGGATTCAGAGATA CTGCAACTGCAATTCGCAGCCGCCGACGCCCGTGAAGATCGCGGTGGCGGGCGCGCAGCACTACCTCAGCGCCGTGCTGCGGCTCTTCGTGGAGCAGCTGTCGCACAAGACCCCCGACTGGCTGGGCTATATGCGCTTCCTCGTCATCCCGCTGG GCTCCCACCCCGTGGCCCGGTACCTGGGCTCCGTGGACTACAGGTATAACAACTTCTTCCAGGACCTGGCTTGGAGGGACCTGTTCAACAAGCTGGAGGCGCAGAGCGCCG tgcaggacacgCCGGACATCGTGTCAAGAATCACCCAGTACATTTCGGGGGCCAACTGCGCCCACCAGCTGCCCATCGCGGAGGCCATGCTGACCTACAAGCAGAAGAG CCCCGATGAGGAGTCTTCCCAGAAGTTCATTCCCTTCGTCGGG GTGGTGAAAGTGGGGATAGTGGAGCCGTCTTCGGCCGCGTCAG GTGACTCAGATGACGCGGCCCCCTCGGGCTCCAGCGTGCTCTCATCCACCCCGCCGTCCACGTCTCCTGCGGCCAAGGAGGCCTCGCCCACCCCGCCCTCCTCCCCGTCGGTGAGCGGAGGCCTGTCCTCCCCCAG CCAGGGCGTCGGCGCTGAGCTCATGGGGCTGCAGGTGGATTACTGGACGGCAGCTCAGCCTGCAGACAGGAAGAGAGACGCGGAGAAGAAGGACTCGCCCACCACCAAAAACACACTCAAGTGCACCTTCCGGTCTCTCCAGGTCAGCAGGCTGCCCAGCAGCGGCGAGGCCGTGGCCACGCCCACCATGTCCATGACCGTGGTCACCAAGGAGAAGAACAAGAAGG TGATGTTTTTGCCCAAGAAAACCAAGGACAAGGACGTGGAGTCCAAAAGCCAGTGCATCGAGGGCATCAGCCGCCTGATCTGCACGGCCAAGCACCAGCAGAACATGCTGCGGG TCCTCATCGACGGCGTGGAGTGGAACGACGTCAAGTTCTTCCAGCTGGCGGCCCAGTGGTCCTCCCACGTCAAGCACTTCCCCATCTGCATCTTCGGACACTCCAAGTCCACCTTCTAG